Proteins from a single region of Urocitellus parryii isolate mUroPar1 chromosome 4, mUroPar1.hap1, whole genome shotgun sequence:
- the Smpd1 gene encoding sphingomyelin phosphodiesterase, producing the protein MPRHGVSTRWGHPRFCWKRALERTSGAPGLGLPWMVLSLALVLVLLDPMVLWVPARAHPLPAQDHPTGFHGIVPRLRDAFGWRNLTCPVCKGLFTAINFGLKKEPNVARVGSVAIKLCKMLNIAPPTVCQSAVQLFEDDMVEVWTRSVLSPSEACGLLLGSTCGRWDIFSSWNISLPAVPKPPPKPPSPPAPGAPVSRVLFLTDLHWDHDYLEGTDPNCADPLCCRRGSGLPPTSQPGAGYWGEYSKCDLPLRTLESLLSGLGPAGPFDMVYWTGDIPAHDVWQQSRRDQLRALTTITDLVRKFLGPVPVYPAVGNHESTPVNGFPPPFIEGNQSSRWLYEAMAKAWEPWLPAEALHTLRIGGFYALSPRPGLRLISLNMNFCSRENFWLLINSTDPAGQLQWLVGELQAAENRGDKVHIIGHIPPGHCLKSWSWNYYRIVARYENTLAGQFFGHTHVDEFEVFYDEETLSRPLAVAFLAPSATTYISLNPGYRVYLIDGNYTGSSHVVLDHETYILNLTQANAPGAKPQWQLLYKARETYGLPNALPAAWHNLVYRMRDDMRLFQTFWFLYHKGHPPLEPCGAPCRLATLCAQLSARADSPALCRHLVPNGSLPGGQTLWPRPLFC; encoded by the exons ATGCCCCGCCACGGAGTGTCAACCCGCTGGGGCCATCCCAGGTTCTGCTGGAAGCGGGCACTGGAGAGGACCTCAGGAGCCCCCGGTCTGGGACTCCCGTGGATGGTCCTGAGCCTGGCGCTGGTGCTGGTTCTGCTCGACCCCATGGTTCTCTGGGTCCCTGCCAGAGCTCACCCTCTTCCTGCTCAAGACCATCCTACCGGATTCCATGGCATAGTCCCCCGGCTCCGGGATGCCTTTGGGTGGAGAAATCTCACCTGTCCAGTCTGCAAAGGCCTATTCACCGCCATCAACTTCGGGCTGAAG AAAGAGCCCAATGTGGCACGGGTGGGCTCAGTGGCCATCAAACTGTGCAAGATGCTGAACATAGCACCACCCACTGTGTGCCAGTCAGCTGTCCAGCTTTTTGAGGATGATATGGTGGAGGTGTGGACACGCTCAGTACTGAGTCCATCTGAGGCCTGTGGCTTACTCCTGGGCTCTACCTGTGGACGTTGGGATATCTTCTCATCTTGGAACATCTCTTTGCCAGCTGTGCCGAAGCCACCCCCCAAGCCGCCCAGCCCACCGGCCCCAGGTGCCCCTGTCAGTCGGGTCCTCTTCCTCACTGACCTGCATTGGGATCATGACTATTTGGAAGGCACAGATCCTAACTGTGCAGATCCTCTGTGCTGCCGTCGGGGCTCTGGCCTGCCACCCACCTCCCAGCCAGGTGCTGGATACTGGGGAGAGTACAGCAAGTGTGACCTGCCCCTGCGGACCCTGGAGAGCCTGTTAAGTGGGCTGGGTCCTGCTGGGCCTTTTGATATGGTGTACTGGACAGGAGACATCCCTGCCCATGATGTCTGGCAACAGTCTCGTCGGGACCAGCTGCGAGCTCTGACCACCATCACAGACCTCGTGAGGAAGTTCTTGGGACCAGTTCCAGTGTACCCTGCTGTGGGCAACCACGAGAGCACACCCGTCAATGGCTTTCCTCCCCCCTTCATAGAGGGCAACCAATCTTCCCGCTGGCTCTATGAGGCAATGGCCAAGGCCTGGGAGCCCTGGCTGCCTGCTGAAGCCCTTCATACCCTCAG AATTGGGGGGTTCTATGCCCTTTCCCCACGCCCAGGCCTCCGCCTCATCTCTCTCAATATGAATTTTTGTTCCCGTGAGAACTTCTGGCTCTTGATCAACTCCACAGACCCCGCTGGACAGCTCCAGTGGCTGGTGGGGGAACTTCAGGCTGCTGAGAATCGAGGAGACAAA gTGCATATTATTGGTCACATTCCCCCAGGGCACTGCCTGAAGAGCTGGAGCTGGAATTATTACCGGATTGTAGCCAG GTATGAGAACACCCTGGCTGGTCAGTTCTTTGGCCATACTCATGTAGATGAGTTTGAGGTCTTCTATGATGAAGAGACTCTGAGCCGGCCACTGGCCGTAGCCTTCCTAGCACCCAGTGCCACCACCTACATCAGCCTTAATCCCG GTTACCGTGTCTATCTAATAGATGGAAACTACACCGGGAGCTCTCATGTGGTCCTGGACCACGAAACCTACATCCTGAACCTGACGCAGGCGAACGCACCGGGAGCCAAACCACAATGGCAGCTCCTCTACAAGGCTAGAGAAACCTACGGGCTGCCCAACGCGCTGCCGGCTGCCTGGCACAACCTAGTATACCGCATGCGGGATGACATGCGACTCTTCCAGACCTTCTGGTTTCTCTATCATAAGGGCCACCCGCCCTTGGAGCCCTGTGGTGCACCCTGCCGCCTCGCTACTCTGTGTGCCCAGCTCTCTGCCAGAGCTGACAGCCCTGCTCTGTGCCGCCACCTGGTGCCGAATGGGAGCCTCCCAGGTGGCCAGACCTTATGGCCAAGGCCCTTGTTCTGCTAG